Part of the Candidatus Binatia bacterium genome, TACGAAGGGATGTACCGGGTCGGCGCGGCGGAGGTGAAGCGGCTCGAAGAAACCGTCGATCGCTGCCAGAAGGATCTCGCGCCGCTCAAGTCTTTCATTCTTCCCGGCGGCGGCAAAGTCGGCGCGTTTCTCCACCAGTGCCGGACGGTCTGCCGCAGGGCCGAGCGCGACCTTCTCCGCCTCTCGCGCACGGAGGAACTCGGCGAATGGCCGATCAAGTACGTTAATCGCTTGAGCGATCTGTTCTTCGTCCTCGCGCGCTGGATCGCGAAACACAGCGGCGAGGAAGAGGCGCTGTGGCAAAGAGGGCTCGAAGAGAAAGTAAAAAGGAAAAAGTAAAAGGGCAAAAGAGAATCCAGAAGCCAGAATTCAGAATCCAGAAGGGTCGGATTCGGAACTACATGAGTGCTGGACGCTTCTGACTTCTGGATTCTGACTCCTGAATTCTGAATTCCGTGGGGGTGTAATGAGAATCTTGGAAGGGAAAAAAGCTGTGATTTTCGGGGTGGCAAATGATCGCAGCATCGCCTGGGCGATCTCGGAGTCGCTTCATGCCGAGGGCGCCGAGCTGGCCTTCACCTACGCCGGAGAGATTCTAGAGAAGCGCGTGCGGCCGCTGGCGGAAGGCATCGGCGCCAAGATCATCCTTCCCTGCGACGTGACCAAGGATGGCGAGATCCAGAGCGTCTTCGGAACATTGAAGAAGGAATGGGGAAGTCTCGATATTCTGATCCACGCCATCGCCTTCGCGAATAAAGAGGATCTATCCAACCCGTATGCGCAAACGAGCCGGCAGGGGTTTCAGTTGGCGCTGGACGTGAGCGCCTATTCGCTCGTCGCCTTGACGCGCGAGGCGGCGCCGTTGATGGAAGGGCGCAACGGCTCGATTGTGACGTTGACGTACCTGGGATCGGAGAGAGTCATTCCGAATTACAACGTCATGGGGGTGGCGAAAGCGGCGCTCGAAGCGAGCGTAAGATATCTGGCTTACGATCTCGGGCCGAAAAATATCCGCGTCAACGCGATTTCGGCGGGTCCGATCAAAACGCTCGCGGCTGCGGGCATCGCCGGTTTCAAGGACATGCTTCATTACGCCGCCGAGCGCGCGCCGCTTAAACGAAACGTGGATGCCGAAGAGGTCGCGCGCACGGCGCTCTATCTCGTGAGCGACATGGCGAGCGCCGTGACCGGGGAAGTCATTCACGTCGACGCGGGATATAGTATAGTGGGGATGTAAAGAGCGTCGACCCGGAGTATCTTTCCGGGCCGATGCAATACTTCCGTCTCACGCTTGACGGAATATTACGCGTGAATCTCCTCGTCCGGTGCATCGGCCCTTCAAGATACTGCCAGGCCGACGCCGGGGGGAGAGGGAGTTAAGCGCTCGCGTCCTCGTTTGATAGTGAGAGCCAAAGGAGTTTTTTATGGCGATCAAACGAATTTCGGTACAAGAGGCGCACGACCTGCTGGAAAAAGAGCCGGAGCGCGTCTACATCGACGTGCGCACGGCGCGGGAATTTACCGCAGGACATCCGGCCAAGGCCGTAAACATTCCCGTCGCGTTTCCTAATCCGGGCGGGATGATGCTCAACGAGGATTTCGTGAAGGTCGTCGCGGGAACTTTTCCCAAAGATAAGAAAATTCTCGTCGGTTGTCAGGCAGGGCCGCGCGCAGACGCGGCCGCGCGGCTGCTTGAAGAGGCCGGCTATCAGGATGTCTCCAGCGTTCAGGGCGGCTTCGGCGGCATGCGCGATCAATCGGGCCAGATCGTCGCGCCGGGCTGGGCGAGCCTCGGTTTTCCCGTCAGCCAGGACAACGGCGAAGGCGTGAGCTACGAGTCGCTGGCGGCGAAGGTCAAATAATTTTGTAGGGGCGACCCTCCGTGGTCGCCCAAGACGGGCAGGCACGGAGGCCTGCCCCTACGTTACGGTTTCCCGACATATTTATTCGTCCACAGAACGCCTTCCTCCGCCGACGGCGTCTTCGCAGGGTCTTTGATGATTCCCGCGCCGCTCGCGAAGTTGATGACCTTCTGCCATCCCTTGGGATTCATATCGCCCCACGCCGGCATGGCGTTGGCGACCGTCGAGTAAGACAATTCGAAAACCGCATTGTCGAGTTTCTCCGGTGTGAACAAGCGGTGACTGCGCAGCGCCGATTTCGCCTCCTCGGGTTTGGTGCGGAAAAGCGCGCCGCCGCGGGAGATGGCGCGCGCGACGGCCGTGGCGACCTTGGGGTTGGCCTCGACGTAGTCCGGACGCACCATCAAGACCTCATAAGGATAATCCGTGAGTTCCGGCACCTCCCCTTTGCCCAGCGGAATCAGGACGTAGCCCTTGCCGCTCGGCTCGGTGATTTCCGCCGATGGAGGGGAGAGCGCGTAAGCGTCGATCACGTTGTTCATCAGCGCGGCCGGAAGCTCGGGCGCTCCGATGTAAACGAATTTGAGCTTTTTAGGGTCGCCGCCGGCTTTTGCCACTAAAAATCGGATGATCTGTTCCGACGCCGCCCCCGCGCCCGTCGCGCCGAGCGTGCCCAACTGCGTCAATGCCTTGAGGCGCGCCTCGATCGGGCTTTCGCGCGTGAGGCCGAGCTTGTCCACGATCGCTTTGCGAAGCACCACGCTCAGAGTCATGGAGCGATTGTGCGCTTGGATCGCCATCGCGGGCGCCCCTTCGACTCGGGCTAGAACCAGCCCTTCGGAGGTCGAGGCGCAGAAATTGGACGAGCGGCCGACGACAGCGTTCAAGCAGACCGAGCCGCTGGGAGACGGCGTAATCTTGACGCGCACTCCTTCCGCTTCGAAATATTTGAGCTGTTCGGCGACCCAGATCGCGCCGAAGGCGAAGTTCGGCACGGCCGTCATGAGGCTGGCTTCCGGCATTTCCTTCTGCGCGCGGGTCTGAGAGGCGCTCGCGAGCAAAAATGCCAGCGCCGCAGCCAGTGCAGTCGCAAACCTACGGTTTTTCATTGCGGCCCTCCTCTTCCTAGCCTTGAATCGTTACGTGTTCGCTGTGGGATTGCCATCGTAGCGCTCTCCGTTCGATCAGCTCGGCGACCTTGTCTATAGCGATGACCATTAACATGAGAACGATGATGCCGACAAATACGTCGGCGGTGCGGAAAAGCCCGGCGGCTTGCCGGATGAAAAAGCCGACGCCTTCGGTCGCGGCAACGAACTCGCCGACGATCGCGCCGATGACGGAAAAAGGGATGCTGGTCCTGATACCGGTAAAGACGTACGGCGAGATCGCCGGCAGAATGACTCGGAAAGTAAGCTTCCAACGCCTGGCGCCCATGAGCCGGGCCAGGTCCACATATTCCTGGTCCAACTGCCTCATGCCGGCATAGGTGTTGAAGAAGTTGAGAAAAAAAGTGAGCAGAAAGACCACGCCGACTTTGGACCAGATGCCGATGCCGAGCCAGACGATGAAGAGTGGCGCCAGCGCCGTCCGCGGAATGCCGTTGAGCGCGATGATGATCGGCTCGAAAATTTCGGCCA contains:
- a CDS encoding enoyl-ACP reductase; the encoded protein is MRILEGKKAVIFGVANDRSIAWAISESLHAEGAELAFTYAGEILEKRVRPLAEGIGAKIILPCDVTKDGEIQSVFGTLKKEWGSLDILIHAIAFANKEDLSNPYAQTSRQGFQLALDVSAYSLVALTREAAPLMEGRNGSIVTLTYLGSERVIPNYNVMGVAKAALEASVRYLAYDLGPKNIRVNAISAGPIKTLAAAGIAGFKDMLHYAAERAPLKRNVDAEEVARTALYLVSDMASAVTGEVIHVDAGYSIVGM
- a CDS encoding rhodanese-like domain-containing protein, with amino-acid sequence MAIKRISVQEAHDLLEKEPERVYIDVRTAREFTAGHPAKAVNIPVAFPNPGGMMLNEDFVKVVAGTFPKDKKILVGCQAGPRADAAARLLEEAGYQDVSSVQGGFGGMRDQSGQIVAPGWASLGFPVSQDNGEGVSYESLAAKVK
- a CDS encoding cob(I)yrinic acid a,c-diamide adenosyltransferase — its product is VGGKRVAKDSPRIESYGTIDELNSIVGLVRAFNADKLGEDEAHRYLDEVLAKIQDELFDLGSELATPEDAAYEGMYRVGAAEVKRLEETVDRCQKDLAPLKSFILPGGGKVGAFLHQCRTVCRRAERDLLRLSRTEELGEWPIKYVNRLSDLFFVLARWIAKHSGEEEALWQRGLEEKVKRKK
- a CDS encoding ABC transporter substrate-binding protein encodes the protein MKNRRFATALAAALAFLLASASQTRAQKEMPEASLMTAVPNFAFGAIWVAEQLKYFEAEGVRVKITPSPSGSVCLNAVVGRSSNFCASTSEGLVLARVEGAPAMAIQAHNRSMTLSVVLRKAIVDKLGLTRESPIEARLKALTQLGTLGATGAGAASEQIIRFLVAKAGGDPKKLKFVYIGAPELPAALMNNVIDAYALSPPSAEITEPSGKGYVLIPLGKGEVPELTDYPYEVLMVRPDYVEANPKVATAVARAISRGGALFRTKPEEAKSALRSHRLFTPEKLDNAVFELSYSTVANAMPAWGDMNPKGWQKVINFASGAGIIKDPAKTPSAEEGVLWTNKYVGKP
- a CDS encoding ABC transporter permease, which codes for MAHETSQEETQSAGAVVVTQAGGFFWKRGVWVTLLRFGIIAGFLLLWEIASIKWIEPFLISSPSRILMSMIAGFRSGDLIQHTWVTFQEIAIGFPAGVVLGIALGYAFGRSQFLAEIFEPIIIALNGIPRTALAPLFIVWLGIGIWSKVGVVFLLTFFLNFFNTYAGMRQLDQEYVDLARLMGARRWKLTFRVILPAISPYVFTGIRTSIPFSVIGAIVGEFVAATEGVGFFIRQAAGLFRTADVFVGIIVLMLMVIAIDKVAELIERRALRWQSHSEHVTIQG